From Halalkalicoccus sp. CG83, one genomic window encodes:
- a CDS encoding NDP-sugar synthase, translating into MNAVVLAGGYATRLWPITKHRPKMFLPIGESTVIDHIFEELEADDRIETVYVSTNERFADAFDDHIEESRFEKPQVSVEDTSEEDEKFGVVGALAQLVDREDVTQDTIVIAGDNLISFDISEYIDFFEQKETPVLAAYDVGSLERASSYGLVELEGERVVDFEEKPDDPKSTLVSIACYGFTADSLDRLSEYLAGENNPDEPGWFIQWLVDREPVHAFTFDEAWFDIGTPESYLDAVAWHLNGDNHVHSEATLEECEIGENVQVMAGARLEGTTVDRSVIFPDVTVRNCELRRTIIDEGTEIEEIDLSGALLGAHTKIDGNGG; encoded by the coding sequence ATGAACGCCGTGGTGTTGGCAGGGGGGTATGCGACCCGGTTGTGGCCGATCACGAAGCACCGTCCGAAGATGTTCCTTCCCATCGGGGAGAGCACGGTGATCGACCACATCTTCGAGGAGCTCGAGGCCGACGACCGAATCGAGACGGTGTACGTCAGCACCAACGAACGGTTCGCCGATGCCTTCGACGACCACATCGAGGAGAGCCGGTTCGAGAAGCCACAGGTCAGCGTCGAGGACACCAGCGAGGAGGACGAGAAGTTCGGCGTCGTCGGCGCGCTCGCCCAGCTCGTCGACCGGGAGGACGTCACCCAGGACACGATCGTCATCGCTGGCGACAACCTGATCAGTTTCGACATCAGCGAGTACATCGACTTCTTCGAGCAGAAAGAGACGCCGGTGCTGGCGGCCTACGACGTCGGCTCGCTCGAACGAGCGAGCTCCTACGGCCTGGTCGAGCTCGAGGGCGAGCGTGTCGTTGACTTCGAGGAGAAGCCCGACGACCCGAAGAGCACGCTCGTCTCGATCGCCTGCTACGGCTTCACCGCCGATTCACTCGACCGGCTCTCGGAGTATCTCGCGGGCGAGAACAACCCGGACGAACCGGGCTGGTTCATCCAGTGGCTCGTCGATCGCGAGCCCGTCCACGCGTTCACCTTCGACGAGGCGTGGTTCGACATCGGTACGCCGGAGAGCTACCTCGACGCGGTCGCGTGGCACCTCAACGGCGACAACCACGTCCATTCCGAGGCCACGCTCGAGGAGTGCGAGATCGGCGAGAACGTCCAGGTGATGGCGGGCGCTCGTCTGGAGGGGACGACCGTCGATCGGTCGGTGATCTTCCCCGACGTTACCGTCAGGAACTGCGAGCTCAGGCGGACGATCATCGACGAGGGGACCGAGATCGAGGAGATCGACCTCTCGGGCGCGTTGCTCGGCGCGCACACGAAGATCGACGGCAACGGCGGTTAA
- a CDS encoding DUF7577 domain-containing protein: MVSVELLAGLLIGYTLLYLVVSYLLRSRSGNGDGPTASSTPNPRVSSSVPAETNRGDGSNSSAVVCGICRAENEPGYTYCWNCISELGGPYDRPSRSP; the protein is encoded by the coding sequence ATGGTCTCGGTCGAGCTACTCGCCGGCCTCCTGATCGGCTACACCCTCCTCTACCTGGTGGTGAGCTACCTCCTCCGGTCCCGAAGCGGGAACGGCGACGGTCCGACGGCGTCCTCGACCCCGAACCCGCGCGTCTCGTCGTCGGTCCCCGCCGAGACGAATCGGGGAGACGGCTCGAACTCGTCGGCGGTCGTCTGCGGGATCTGTCGCGCCGAGAACGAGCCGGGCTACACCTACTGTTGGAACTGCATCTCGGAACTCGGCGGCCCCTACGACCGGCCGTCGCGTTCGCCGTGA
- the ftsZ gene encoding cell division protein FtsZ, with the protein MQDIVRDALDNAEEEQKRKSELSGADDFGDPRIVIVGCGGAGNNTINRLYNIGVDGAETVAINTDKQHLQMIEADTKILVGKSLTNGLGAGGDPEMGERATEMATGTIEEVLGDADLVFVTAGMGGGTGTGAAPVVSKIAKSQGAIVVGMVSTPFNVERARTVKAEEGLEKLRNEADSIIVLDNNRLLDYVPNLPIGKAFSVMDQIIAETVKGISETITQPSLINLDYADMTAIMNQGGVAVMLVGETQDKNKTEEVVNDAMNHPLLDVDYRGASGGLVHITGGPDLTLKEAEGIADNITERLEASANVIWGARIQEEYKGKVRVMAIMTGVQSAQILGPSTQKQADRSRASINGEPAAPSSGPQSDGGQDELEKNNGLDVIR; encoded by the coding sequence CAGGACATCGTTCGCGACGCTCTCGACAACGCCGAAGAGGAACAGAAGCGAAAGAGCGAGCTCAGCGGCGCCGACGACTTCGGCGATCCCCGGATCGTCATCGTCGGCTGTGGCGGTGCGGGCAACAACACCATCAACCGGCTGTACAACATCGGCGTCGACGGCGCCGAGACGGTGGCGATCAACACCGACAAGCAGCACCTTCAGATGATCGAGGCCGATACCAAGATCCTCGTGGGCAAGTCGCTCACCAACGGCCTCGGCGCCGGTGGCGACCCCGAGATGGGCGAGCGCGCCACCGAGATGGCGACCGGCACCATCGAGGAGGTGCTCGGCGATGCCGACCTCGTGTTCGTCACCGCGGGCATGGGTGGCGGCACCGGCACCGGCGCGGCGCCCGTCGTCTCGAAGATCGCGAAGAGCCAGGGTGCGATCGTCGTCGGGATGGTCTCGACGCCGTTTAACGTAGAGCGTGCCCGCACGGTGAAGGCCGAGGAGGGCCTCGAGAAGCTCCGCAACGAGGCCGACTCGATCATCGTGCTGGACAACAATCGTCTGCTCGATTACGTCCCGAACCTCCCGATCGGAAAGGCGTTCTCGGTGATGGACCAGATCATCGCCGAGACGGTCAAGGGGATCAGCGAGACGATCACCCAGCCCTCGTTGATCAACCTCGACTACGCCGACATGACCGCGATCATGAACCAGGGCGGCGTCGCCGTCATGCTCGTCGGCGAGACCCAGGACAAGAACAAGACCGAGGAGGTCGTTAACGACGCGATGAACCACCCGCTGCTCGACGTCGACTACCGCGGCGCCTCCGGCGGGCTCGTCCACATCACTGGCGGCCCCGACCTTACGCTGAAGGAGGCCGAGGGGATCGCCGACAACATCACCGAACGCCTCGAGGCGAGCGCGAACGTGATCTGGGGCGCACGCATCCAGGAGGAGTACAAGGGCAAGGTTCGCGTGATGGCGATCATGACGGGCGTCCAGAGCGCCCAGATCCTCGGGCCCTCCACCCAGAAACAGGCCGACCGATCGCGCGCGAGCATCAACGGCGAGCCAGCCGCCCCCAGCAGCGGCCCGCAGAGCGACGGCGGCCAGGACGAACTCGAGAAGAACAACGGTCTCGACGTCATTCGCTGA
- a CDS encoding deoxyribonuclease IV, producing MRVGAHVSIAGGVDNAVTRQLDVGGNCGQIFTTSPQVWAHPEIGEEEAERFREETGESLDGPWVIHSSYLVNLCTPKDDLREKSIASMQAELDAAERLGVGFVNVHLGAHTGAGVDGGLENAASALDELEVPEDVTILIESDAGSGTKLGGEFDHLARVLELSEQELDVCVDTAHAFAAGYDLSTSGGVEETVSEFDDVVGLEHLRCIHLNDSKHACGTNKDEHAHVGEGLIGEEGMAAIVNHPELRERDVPFVLETPTEDGRSYEWNIERVRELRAGA from the coding sequence ATGCGCGTTGGAGCACACGTCTCGATCGCCGGCGGCGTCGACAACGCCGTCACCCGACAGCTCGACGTCGGCGGCAACTGCGGACAGATCTTCACCACCTCGCCGCAGGTCTGGGCCCATCCCGAGATCGGCGAGGAGGAGGCCGAGCGCTTCCGCGAGGAGACGGGCGAGAGCCTCGACGGCCCGTGGGTGATCCACTCCTCGTATCTGGTGAACCTCTGTACCCCCAAGGACGACCTGCGGGAGAAGTCGATCGCGAGCATGCAGGCGGAGCTCGACGCCGCCGAGCGGTTGGGAGTCGGGTTCGTCAACGTCCACCTCGGCGCCCACACCGGCGCGGGGGTCGACGGCGGCCTCGAGAACGCCGCGAGCGCGCTCGACGAACTCGAGGTCCCCGAGGACGTGACGATCCTGATCGAGAGCGACGCCGGGAGCGGGACGAAGCTCGGCGGCGAGTTCGACCACCTCGCACGCGTACTGGAGCTGAGCGAGCAGGAGCTCGACGTCTGCGTCGACACCGCCCACGCCTTCGCCGCGGGCTACGACCTCTCGACGAGCGGGGGCGTCGAGGAGACGGTAAGCGAGTTCGACGACGTCGTGGGGCTCGAGCACCTCCGGTGTATCCATCTCAACGACTCGAAACACGCCTGCGGCACCAACAAGGACGAACACGCCCACGTCGGCGAGGGGCTGATCGGCGAGGAGGGGATGGCGGCGATCGTCAACCACCCCGAGCTTCGCGAACGCGACGTGCCGTTCGTCCTCGAGACCCCCACCGAGGACGGCAGGAGCTACGAGTGGAACATCGAGCGCGTCCGGGAGCTCCGGGCGGGCGCGTAG
- a CDS encoding coiled-coil protein has translation MVDESKNIEVTEQDLESDSKGQLIKLAGQLRDRRNELNQMASERASKRDDLNAATREKVDEAQEHREKRDELNEQVQEHKQKRNELNAEANELFEEVEGRKSDLELDEGKDLDQLEEEIEQLEFKQQTEVLSTEDERELIEKIENKREEYRERQEKLEGNDDLEELIEEAEEVRSEASKHHQKVTELADKAQEHHNQMIEAYREADDIRDDADEMHEAFVEVQEAADQHHEDFVRVQKRLRELDKKEEQQRKSSREAEREEAKEEAEEIYQKFKEGETLDTEDLMKLQKTGLL, from the coding sequence ATGGTAGACGAAAGCAAGAACATCGAGGTCACGGAGCAGGACCTCGAAAGCGACTCGAAAGGACAGCTCATCAAACTCGCCGGTCAGCTTCGAGACCGACGAAACGAACTCAACCAGATGGCCTCGGAGCGTGCCTCGAAACGCGACGACCTCAACGCCGCGACGCGCGAGAAGGTCGACGAGGCTCAGGAACACCGCGAGAAGCGCGACGAGCTCAACGAGCAGGTCCAGGAGCACAAACAGAAACGTAACGAGCTCAACGCCGAGGCCAACGAGCTGTTCGAGGAGGTCGAGGGCCGCAAGTCGGACCTCGAACTCGACGAGGGCAAGGACCTCGATCAGCTCGAGGAGGAGATCGAGCAGCTCGAGTTCAAACAACAGACCGAGGTCCTCTCGACCGAGGACGAGCGCGAGCTCATCGAGAAGATCGAGAACAAGCGCGAGGAGTACCGCGAGCGCCAGGAGAAGCTCGAGGGCAACGACGACCTCGAGGAGCTGATCGAGGAAGCCGAGGAGGTCCGCTCGGAGGCCTCGAAACACCACCAGAAGGTGACCGAGCTCGCCGACAAGGCCCAGGAGCACCACAACCAGATGATCGAGGCCTACCGCGAGGCCGACGACATCCGTGACGACGCCGACGAGATGCACGAGGCGTTCGTCGAGGTTCAGGAGGCCGCAGACCAGCACCACGAGGACTTCGTCCGCGTCCAGAAGCGCCTGCGCGAGCTCGACAAGAAGGAGGAGCAACAGCGCAAGTCGAGTCGCGAGGCCGAGCGCGAGGAGGCCAAGGAGGAGGCCGAGGAGATCTACCAGAAGTTCAAGGAGGGCGAGACCCTCGACACCGAGGACCTGATGAAGCTCCAGAAGACGGGGCTTCTCTAG
- a CDS encoding transcriptional regulator: MREDDGTTRERIADRLRDEPATPSAIASEFAITAGSAISHVEHVSRSIDGTDETLLVAPPECHDCGFSDFDDPLNLPSRCPSCKSESISEPAFTIE, encoded by the coding sequence ATGCGCGAGGACGACGGGACCACCCGCGAACGCATCGCGGACCGACTCCGGGACGAACCTGCGACGCCGAGCGCGATCGCGAGCGAGTTCGCGATCACCGCCGGAAGCGCGATCTCGCACGTCGAGCACGTCTCCCGGTCGATCGACGGCACCGACGAAACGCTCCTGGTCGCCCCGCCCGAGTGTCACGACTGCGGGTTCAGCGACTTCGACGATCCGCTCAACCTGCCCTCGCGGTGTCCCTCGTGTAAGAGCGAGTCGATCTCCGAACCCGCCTTTACGATCGAGTGA
- a CDS encoding DUF373 family protein — MSTLVVCLDRSGDVVRAAGVSPPVVGWEAVRSLVLDVGLADPEDSNVNCLLEALRVTRELRDGDEEVTVAVLAGDGDAVGAGRAIATQVEALRADVGADAAVIVLDSSEDERLVPVIESRLPVDSVDRVVVRQARDIESTYYLLKQFLADEELRQTTLVPVGVALLVFPVLLAYMTPVVAVASIAAVVGLFLLYKGLGIDRYVASMPAGVRDALYSGQVSVVTYVVAAGLTLIGVFAGLLGVSNLPSHEGVFVPAMRFAFDSVPWLAMAALAASTGRLLDETIRDEPVAGSSFNLPFGVIALGIVVRGFSAYFLQRSDVIAPTTIPPLDVGVLSVEGFVLSPIQRLAVFVVAGVVVSLVGVRAATYLGGPPPSEPEATD; from the coding sequence GTGAGTACGCTGGTGGTGTGCCTGGATCGCTCGGGCGACGTCGTCCGGGCGGCCGGCGTCTCTCCGCCGGTCGTCGGCTGGGAAGCCGTCCGTTCGCTGGTGTTGGACGTGGGTCTGGCGGATCCGGAGGACTCGAACGTCAACTGCCTGCTCGAGGCACTGCGGGTCACCCGCGAGCTGCGCGACGGCGACGAGGAGGTGACGGTCGCGGTGCTCGCGGGCGACGGCGACGCCGTCGGTGCCGGACGGGCGATCGCTACCCAGGTCGAGGCGCTTCGCGCCGACGTCGGGGCCGACGCCGCGGTCATCGTCCTCGACTCCTCGGAGGACGAACGGCTCGTCCCCGTGATCGAGAGTCGCCTGCCGGTCGACTCGGTCGACAGGGTCGTCGTCAGACAGGCCCGCGACATCGAGTCGACGTACTACCTGCTGAAACAGTTCCTCGCCGACGAAGAGCTCAGACAGACGACGCTGGTCCCCGTCGGCGTCGCGCTGCTGGTCTTCCCGGTGCTCCTCGCGTACATGACCCCGGTGGTCGCCGTCGCATCGATCGCCGCCGTGGTCGGGCTGTTCCTCCTGTATAAGGGCCTCGGGATCGACCGCTATGTCGCCTCCATGCCCGCCGGGGTCCGCGACGCGCTCTACTCCGGACAGGTGTCGGTCGTCACCTACGTCGTCGCCGCGGGTCTCACGCTGATCGGCGTCTTCGCCGGCCTGCTCGGCGTCTCGAACCTCCCGAGCCACGAGGGTGTGTTCGTCCCCGCGATGCGGTTCGCGTTCGACAGCGTACCCTGGCTCGCGATGGCGGCGCTCGCAGCGAGCACCGGCCGACTGCTCGACGAGACGATCCGTGACGAGCCGGTGGCCGGTTCGTCGTTCAACCTGCCGTTCGGCGTGATCGCGCTCGGCATCGTCGTCCGCGGGTTCTCGGCGTACTTCCTCCAGCGAAGCGACGTCATCGCGCCGACGACGATCCCGCCGCTCGACGTCGGCGTGCTCTCCGTCGAGGGGTTCGTCCTCTCGCCGATCCAGCGTCTCGCCGTCTTCGTCGTCGCCGGCGTCGTCGTGAGCCTCGTGGGCGTCCGCGCCGCCACCTATCTCGGCGGGCCGCCGCCCTCGGAGCCGGAGGCGACCGACTGA
- a CDS encoding diphthine--ammonia ligase: MNDGGAWIALFSGGKDSSWALYRALERGLPVERLVTVHPTEDSYMYHVPATDLAALAAESIGIPLLEVESGVDASDVSDAGRQGDAELEPLEAALHELDEEIGVAGIIAGAVESEYQTSRIEAMADRLGAESFTPLWQRDPRELAEAMFEAGFEIRIVRVAAGGLDESWLGRRFDREALSELEGLNERYGVHVLGEGGEFETLVTDGPHMNRPIELEYDVEWDGSRGTLRITDAWLG, encoded by the coding sequence ATGAACGACGGCGGCGCGTGGATCGCGCTCTTCTCCGGCGGCAAGGACTCCTCGTGGGCGCTGTATCGCGCGCTCGAACGCGGTCTCCCGGTCGAGCGACTCGTCACCGTCCATCCCACCGAGGACTCCTACATGTACCACGTCCCCGCGACCGACCTCGCGGCGCTCGCCGCCGAGAGCATCGGTATCCCGCTGCTCGAGGTCGAGTCGGGCGTCGACGCGAGCGACGTGAGCGACGCCGGTCGCCAGGGCGACGCGGAACTCGAACCGCTCGAGGCGGCGCTTCACGAACTCGACGAGGAGATCGGCGTCGCCGGGATCATCGCCGGGGCGGTCGAGAGCGAGTACCAGACGAGCCGGATCGAGGCGATGGCCGACCGGCTGGGCGCGGAGTCGTTCACTCCGCTCTGGCAGCGCGATCCCCGCGAGCTGGCCGAGGCCATGTTCGAGGCTGGCTTCGAGATCCGCATCGTCCGGGTGGCGGCGGGCGGGCTCGACGAGTCGTGGCTCGGACGCCGGTTCGACCGCGAGGCGCTCTCGGAGCTCGAAGGACTCAACGAGCGCTACGGGGTCCACGTCCTCGGAGAGGGCGGCGAGTTCGAGACGCTCGTGACCGACGGTCCGCACATGAATCGCCCCATCGAACTCGAGTACGATGTCGAGTGGGACGGCAGCCGTGGGACGCTGCGGATCACCGACGCGTGGCTCGGTTAG
- a CDS encoding class I SAM-dependent methyltransferase — MTGSDPYGRAIHDHQRGKRERPLLERNGDETREHPIERFYFTGFSGSEWIESVFDGPLLDIGAGAGRHALYFQERFETVAIDVSERLVKTMRERGVEDARCVDMFALGETFGRDRFCSAFSYGTQVGLAGSMDGLRRFLADLAFVTTPEARTVLDAYDPNHKGAIDLLGYRADPTPGLAYRLYWFEYDGDVSEPLLFRLFSPNRFQEAAIGTGWRVTEIRREPEEGHHYRALLTKP; from the coding sequence GTGACGGGATCCGATCCCTACGGTCGTGCCATCCACGATCACCAGCGCGGGAAACGGGAGCGTCCACTCCTTGAACGAAACGGTGACGAGACGCGCGAACATCCGATCGAACGGTTCTATTTCACCGGGTTTTCCGGCAGCGAATGGATCGAATCCGTCTTCGATGGACCGTTGCTCGATATAGGTGCCGGCGCCGGTCGTCACGCACTCTACTTTCAGGAACGGTTCGAGACCGTCGCCATCGACGTCTCCGAGCGGCTCGTCAAGACGATGCGCGAACGCGGGGTTGAGGACGCCCGCTGCGTCGATATGTTCGCACTTGGGGAGACGTTCGGGCGAGATCGGTTCTGCTCGGCGTTCTCCTACGGCACGCAGGTCGGCCTCGCCGGATCGATGGACGGGCTTCGACGGTTCCTCGCCGACCTTGCGTTCGTGACGACGCCCGAGGCAAGGACGGTTCTCGACGCCTACGACCCGAATCACAAGGGAGCGATCGACTTGCTCGGCTACCGCGCTGACCCAACACCCGGCCTCGCCTACCGGCTCTACTGGTTCGAGTACGACGGCGACGTGAGCGAGCCGCTGCTGTTCCGTCTGTTCAGTCCGAACCGGTTTCAGGAGGCCGCCATCGGAACGGGCTGGAGGGTGACCGAAATACGGCGGGAGCCGGAGGAGGGACATCACTACCGGGCGCTTCTAACGAAGCCCTGA
- a CDS encoding class I SAM-dependent methyltransferase has protein sequence MRRFDAGYLEETRRGMWDDVTELADLELASRERIVDVGCGSGELTRVLVRESDAEVVGIDADLDLLAVAHEHAPMAAGDATRLPLRDDAVDLVVCQALLINLPEPREAVEEFARVSSDLVCAIEPDNGEVEVESTVDREPRLERRVRARYIEGVGTDVTLGADVGDLFEKAGLSDVRTRRYDHVKRVEAPYDEAALRAARRKATGAGVESDRETLAESLTVEEFDSLRAEWRGMGRETIDQMQVGEYERTETVPFYVTVGRV, from the coding sequence ATGCGCCGGTTCGACGCCGGCTACCTCGAGGAGACGCGCCGAGGGATGTGGGACGACGTGACGGAACTGGCTGACCTCGAGCTCGCCAGTCGGGAGCGGATCGTCGACGTCGGCTGCGGGAGCGGCGAGCTGACGCGCGTCCTCGTCCGAGAGAGCGACGCCGAGGTGGTGGGGATCGACGCCGATCTCGACCTTCTGGCCGTCGCTCACGAGCACGCCCCGATGGCGGCGGGCGACGCCACCCGGCTCCCCCTTCGGGACGACGCCGTCGACCTCGTGGTCTGTCAGGCGCTGCTGATCAACCTCCCCGAACCCCGGGAGGCCGTCGAGGAGTTCGCCCGGGTCTCCTCCGATCTCGTCTGTGCGATCGAGCCCGACAACGGCGAGGTCGAGGTCGAGTCGACGGTCGATCGCGAACCGCGTCTCGAGCGCCGGGTTCGCGCTCGGTACATCGAGGGTGTCGGGACCGACGTCACCCTCGGAGCCGACGTCGGAGACCTGTTCGAGAAAGCGGGACTGTCCGACGTCCGCACCCGTCGTTACGACCACGTGAAGCGCGTAGAAGCGCCGTACGACGAGGCCGCGCTTCGGGCCGCCCGCCGAAAGGCGACGGGCGCGGGCGTCGAGAGCGACCGCGAGACGCTGGCCGAGAGCCTCACTGTCGAGGAGTTCGATTCCCTGCGCGCCGAGTGGCGCGGGATGGGTCGCGAGACGATCGACCAGATGCAGGTCGGCGAGTACGAGCGAACCGAGACCGTGCCGTTCTACGTGACCGTCGGCCGGGTTTAG
- the ncsA gene encoding tRNA 2-thiolation protein NcsA has product MECTKCDRESVMHAAYSGAYLCEGHFLESVDRRVRRRVREDSLLPDDATPDDPETWVIGLSGGKDSVVLTQVLHETFAEDPRVEIVGLTIHEGIEGYRDESLEACVELAEELGIRHEVVSYEEEFGIRMDDVVEDDPEDMAACAYCGVFRRDALSRYAEELGADKLLTGHNLDDEAQTALMNFLEGDLAQIAKHFDASLGAFDERESGTETRTEGEAFVPRAKPLRDVPEKEVALYAHLRDLPAHITECPHSNEAYRGEIQRLLYGLEENHPGTRHSIMAGYEELAGVVAREYGDDRTDGLEECVECGSTTTREVCRKCSLLEALEA; this is encoded by the coding sequence ATGGAGTGTACGAAGTGCGACCGCGAGTCGGTCATGCACGCGGCGTACTCCGGGGCCTACCTCTGTGAAGGTCACTTCCTCGAGTCGGTCGATCGACGGGTGCGCCGGCGGGTCCGCGAGGACTCGCTGCTCCCCGACGACGCGACCCCCGACGATCCGGAGACGTGGGTGATCGGCCTCTCGGGCGGCAAGGACAGCGTCGTCCTCACGCAGGTGCTCCACGAGACGTTCGCCGAGGACCCCCGCGTCGAGATCGTCGGGCTGACGATCCACGAGGGGATCGAGGGCTACCGCGACGAGAGCCTCGAGGCCTGCGTCGAACTCGCCGAGGAGCTGGGGATCCGCCACGAGGTCGTCAGCTACGAGGAGGAGTTCGGGATCCGAATGGACGACGTCGTCGAGGACGATCCCGAGGACATGGCCGCCTGCGCGTACTGTGGCGTGTTCCGGCGGGACGCCCTCTCGCGCTACGCCGAGGAGTTGGGTGCCGATAAGCTACTGACGGGCCACAACCTCGACGACGAGGCCCAGACCGCGCTGATGAACTTCCTCGAGGGGGATCTCGCCCAGATCGCGAAGCACTTCGACGCCTCGCTGGGGGCGTTCGACGAACGCGAGAGCGGCACCGAGACGCGAACCGAGGGCGAGGCGTTCGTTCCTCGCGCGAAGCCCCTCCGGGACGTCCCCGAGAAGGAGGTCGCGCTCTACGCCCATCTCCGTGATCTGCCGGCCCACATCACCGAGTGCCCCCACTCGAACGAGGCCTACCGCGGCGAGATCCAGCGCCTGCTCTACGGGTTGGAGGAGAACCACCCCGGCACCCGCCACTCGATCATGGCGGGCTACGAGGAGCTCGCGGGAGTCGTCGCGCGGGAGTACGGTGACGACCGAACCGACGGTCTCGAGGAGTGCGTCGAGTGCGGTTCGACTACGACCCGCGAGGTCTGTCGGAAGTGCTCGCTGCTCGAGGCGCTCGAGGCGTAG
- the sppA gene encoding signal peptide peptidase SppA has product MKAAALGRGVIAIVGVLVAAAAAYVLFIAVPTTGVELVGVLLVIATAMAGLRMAGGIADRVFPTYNIAEVAIEGPISRDGGRRFPSGPGTTPTDDVVEQIESANEDSNVGGLLVKLNTPGGEVVPSDDIRRAVVEFDGPALAYTTDVCGSGGYWIASGCDELFAREASLVGSIGVIGSRVNAAELADRVGLEYERFAAGAYKDAGVPLREMEDDERVYLQGLIDDFYGQFVERVAEGRELSEEEVRATEARVYLGEEALELGLVDAIGTREDAEQRLAELLEIEPAVREFEPDRGMLDRVGGASRAVAYAFGAGVASVFGDADREIEIRL; this is encoded by the coding sequence ATGAAGGCGGCGGCGCTCGGCCGGGGGGTGATCGCGATCGTCGGCGTTCTCGTCGCGGCGGCGGCGGCGTACGTGCTGTTCATCGCAGTGCCCACGACCGGCGTCGAACTCGTCGGCGTCCTGCTCGTGATCGCGACCGCCATGGCCGGCCTGCGGATGGCGGGCGGGATCGCAGATCGCGTCTTTCCGACGTACAACATCGCCGAAGTCGCCATCGAGGGGCCGATCTCCCGGGACGGCGGTCGGCGCTTCCCGAGCGGCCCGGGAACGACGCCGACCGACGACGTCGTCGAGCAGATCGAATCCGCGAACGAGGACTCGAACGTCGGAGGACTGCTCGTCAAGCTCAACACGCCCGGCGGCGAGGTCGTCCCCAGCGACGACATCCGGCGCGCTGTCGTCGAGTTCGACGGGCCCGCGCTGGCCTACACCACCGACGTCTGCGGCAGCGGCGGCTACTGGATCGCGAGCGGCTGCGACGAGCTGTTCGCCCGCGAGGCGAGCCTGGTCGGGTCGATCGGCGTCATCGGTTCGCGGGTCAACGCCGCGGAGCTCGCCGATCGCGTCGGACTCGAGTACGAACGGTTCGCCGCCGGCGCGTACAAGGACGCGGGCGTGCCGCTGCGCGAGATGGAGGACGACGAACGCGTCTACCTCCAGGGGCTGATCGACGACTTCTACGGCCAGTTCGTCGAGCGTGTTGCCGAGGGGCGCGAGTTGAGCGAGGAGGAGGTCCGGGCAACCGAGGCCCGGGTCTACCTCGGCGAGGAGGCGTTGGAGTTGGGGCTGGTCGACGCGATCGGCACCCGCGAGGACGCCGAACAGCGGCTCGCGGAGCTACTCGAGATCGAGCCGGCCGTTCGGGAGTTCGAGCCGGATCGCGGGATGCTGGATCGAGTCGGCGGAGCGAGCCGGGCGGTGGCCTACGCCTTCGGCGCCGGAGTCGCGAGCGTCTTCGGCGACGCCGACCGCGAGATCGAGATCCGGTTGTAG
- a CDS encoding DUF7095 family protein, with translation MERAAAVERIERLVETVETDPMPVPIREIWVYGEVSLGLDPIERLDVYLTKDLLFAGGERPRKEPEREEEFLASHGIEGVGKSVDAEWADEFPEHVRANDNGHAAPEKCLAAHLTDPDEPIHLEVCNASFEDNVTQRLRGAMAREAYEQILDPRGVCLWIDGRRSEEAFEKLRSGELVLPTLPEALGMLGMEDDEAAVAAETLRKRREHQEGATVRGDVV, from the coding sequence ATGGAACGCGCCGCGGCAGTCGAGCGGATCGAACGGCTCGTCGAAACCGTCGAGACCGATCCGATGCCCGTCCCGATCCGCGAGATCTGGGTCTACGGCGAGGTCTCGCTCGGCCTCGACCCGATCGAACGCCTCGACGTCTACCTCACCAAGGACCTCCTGTTCGCGGGCGGCGAGCGACCGCGAAAGGAGCCCGAGCGCGAGGAGGAGTTCCTCGCTTCCCACGGGATCGAGGGCGTCGGAAAGAGCGTCGACGCCGAATGGGCCGACGAGTTCCCCGAGCACGTCCGCGCGAACGACAACGGTCACGCCGCCCCCGAGAAGTGTCTGGCGGCCCACCTCACCGACCCCGACGAGCCGATCCACCTCGAGGTCTGCAACGCGAGCTTCGAGGACAACGTCACCCAGCGGCTGCGCGGCGCGATGGCACGGGAGGCCTACGAACAGATCCTCGACCCCCGCGGGGTCTGTCTCTGGATCGACGGACGGCGGAGCGAGGAGGCGTTCGAGAAGCTGCGATCCGGCGAACTGGTCCTCCCGACGTTGCCCGAGGCCCTCGGAATGCTCGGCATGGAGGACGACGAGGCCGCCGTCGCGGCGGAGACGCTCCGGAAACGGCGCGAGCACCAGGAGGGTGCGACCGTTCGGGGCGACGTGGTCTAA